The genomic window CTCGTACGGGTCCACCAGCTCGCCGGCGGTGTGCGGCGCCGAAGGGTCGCTGTCGAAGCGGGGGTGCAGCAGACCGTCGTACACCTCGCACGCGGTGTTGCCGAAGCGGGAGTCGAAGCGCAGGAGCGCGAGCTTGCCGGTTGTCACGCGGTAGCGCGCGGGGTCGTACAGCACCGTCGTCAGCCGCCGCCGTACGATCGTGCGCGCCACCTCGTCCCCGCCCGGCTTCACCACCGGGTAGACGAAGGTGTAGTCGGCGTGCACCTCCACGGAGCCCGGCCGTCCCCCCTCGAAGGTCATGTGCCCCCGCACCTTGGCGACGTTCCCGGCCTGCCGGGCCAATCAAGGACAAGCAGAACGAACACTCCGTGACGCTGTTGTGATGGACTGGCGGGGATCTCAGGTATCCCCGTACTCGCCGGCTCCCCCACCGGGGATGATCTCCGCGTCGGCCATCGTCCGGCCCGCATGCCACCACACGGGGAGCCCGCGACGGTGTGCGCGTACGAAGGGGGAAGCCGGGTGCGTCTGCTGATCGACGTGGTCGGAGGCGACTTCTCCGCATTCCACGGGCCGTACGGAAACGGGACGGTCCAACGCATGCGCGGGCTGGAGCACTTCTCAGCGGCCGCCGCGTCCCGGACGGCGGTGGACGGCTCGGCCCGGTGGCACGATCTGCACGAAGCCGCCCTGGGCCGGGCGTTCGAGATGTCCGTGGCGCCGTCGGCGACCGTGGCGGAGTGCCAGGCCGCCGCTCTCGGTGAAGCCCGGCGGAGGGGGGTGGCCGAGCCCGAGCGCACGTACGAGCCGGTGTTCCCCTGGGACGACGGTGTGCCGCGCACCTGGCTCGCGGACCCCGCCACGGACGAGCAGCTCGACCCCCGGCTGACGCTCGACTCGTACGGTCTGGCCGACGGCGACCTGATCGTCCTGTGCGTCGAGCGCCCGGCCGAGAGCATGTACAGGCTTGACCGCAGCCCCAACCCCGCCGCCCTGCTCGAACGCATGCAACTGTCGATGCACGGGACCGCCCCCGACAGCGGCGGCATGCTGTGGGGCGTCCTGCTCTACACGTCCGTGGACACCGGGCTGGCGACGTACGTCCGTACCCACTTCGAGGACCTCGACGCGCTCTCCGGACCCACGACCCGCCTCTTCGTGATGGAGCGCCGGACTCCGTGGGCTGACGCACGGCGCTACTGGCGCAGGCACCTCGAACCGGAGCTGTACCAGGTGCTGGCGCCGATGCAATGGCTGCGCTGGCAGCCGTACGACCCGCAGGGCGCCTACAGGATCGCCTCGCTGCTGAAGGTGGACCCCGCGCTTCTGCCCTGCCTCGTCCTGTTCAACGGGCGGGCCGACCTGCCCTGGGGGAAACAGAAGGTCGTCTTCCCGGTCGAGGAGGCCACCCCCCGGTACTTCCGCACCCTGTTCGGCCGGATCGCCGAGGCACTGGGCGGACAGCCCGGTACCGGGGGCGCACAGCTGGAGTACGACGACCTTCGGGCCGGGGCGAGAGGCGACGGCCCGGCTGTACTGCGGGATCTGCTGCTGCGCAGCGCCCGTGACCGGGACGAGGAGGCGTTCGCACGGGTCGCGGAGGCCCAGCACGCCATCAGCGCCGCACTGCGGCCGACTCCCGCGCCCCACACCGGGTATCAGCTCAACAACTGCAAGGTCATTCTCACTTCGGGCACTTCGGGGGCCGTCATGACGGAGAACTTCAACTTCCACGGGCAGAACACGACGTTCGTCAACCGCCCCAAGGACACGGTCATCCAGGACTTCCAGAACCAGCACGGAACCGCCCTGTGCGCCGACGACCTGCGGCAGCTGCTCGGACTGACCCTGTCCAGCACCGAGCTGTCCGACACCGAGCGCGACGAGGCCGCGCAGGCGGTGCACGACCTGGCCACGCTCTCCGGCGAGCCGGACGTGGGCGCCTTCCGGCTGCGGGCGGAGCGCCTGCGCGAACTGCTGGCCGGGGCGGCCGACATCGCCCAGCCCGCGCTGGCCCTCATCGCGACGGTCACGGCGGCCGTGACGGGCTAGCCAACGACCCGCCGGACCGCCGGAGGCAACCCGGCGGCCCGGGCACCCGTCTTCCCCCTCGCACGACAGCGGTACGCAGCCTGGGCACCTGCCCGTCCGCTGCGGGGGGAACGGACGGAGCACACGGCGTGATGGATGGGACCGGCCTGCCTGGAAACGGCGTGCCACGACGCGCCGCCATGATCACGGCCGCGCTCGGCACCCTGAGCGCCTGCTCCGTGCCGCCCCCGCGCCGGACGGACACCGCTCCGGACCCCGCACCCGGCCGGCCCGTCAGCACCGGCCGGGCCGCGCTGGTACTGCAGTTCCTCGCCCACCCGGACGACGACCTGTACTTCATGAACCCGGACACGCGCCAGGCTCTCGACGCCGGGACACACGTGGTCTGCGTGTACCTGACGGCGGGCGAGGCCGACGGCGTCAACAAGGTTCCCGGCGCTCCTCGCCCCGCACCCGACAAGGCCGCCTACTCCTCCGCGCGACGACAGGGACTCCGTCAGGCGTACGCGACCCTGCTCGGACGGGACGCGTTCACGCCCTGGAAGACGTCCGTCATGGAACTCGGCGGGACCCACCGTGCCGAGACCGCCACCCTCGGCGCCGGGCCGCGCAAGGTGGACCTGGTCTTCCTCGACACCGCCATGCACACCGGCCGCCACCGCCTCGGGCTGCCCAGTCTCTGGGAGGACCGGCGCCTCTCCCTGCGCACCGTCGTGGCCGACGGCTCACCGGTGCGCCGTCCGGGCTCGTACACGTACGACGGGCTCGTGGACGTCCTCGTGCGGTTGCTGGAGCACTACCGGCCCACCGTGGTCCACACCCTCGACCCCGATCCGGACATCCAGCACGGCACGGAGGCCGCACGCCGCCGGGACAGCGAACAGCAGGGCTACTCGGACCACGCCGACCACACGGCCGCGGCCTGCTTCGCCTGGGCGGCACTGATCCGGTGGGTGGCCCGGGCCACCGCCGCCGGCGACGAGGTCCCCGCCTTCGCGGTGGCCGCCTACCGCGGGTACTACAACCGGCACTGGCCCAAGAACCTCCCGCCCGGCGTCCTCCGGCGCAAAGCCGCCCACCTCGTGCCCTACGGCGGTGCGCCCGACTGGGACTGCGGGAATCCCTCCGGATGCGGCGACTACAACGTCGGCGGCGACCGGCCGCTGACCAACCGCAAGGGCTGGGTCCGCTCCACCCACCTCCGCTACCCGGGTGCCCGTACGGTGCTCAACCCCGACCGGGAGGGCCGGCTCACCGCGTACGGCGTGCTGGGCCTGCGGCTGGTCCGGTGGCGGGAGGCCGAGACGGGCGGCGGCGTCTGGGAACCCCCGCAGGACCTCGGCGGCGGGCCGCTCGCCCCGGCGCTGGGCAGTGCCGTCACGGGCGGCGGGCAACTGCTGCTGTTCGGGCTGCGCTTCGCGGCACTCGCCGGTCACGGGGGTGACAACGAACGCGAGGTCGTGCTGCTGGAACAGCGGGCGGGTGACGGCCTGTTCCGTGCGTGGCGCGGCCTCGGCAACCCGTCACCCGGCCGCGACGAGGGCCGCCGCATCGGCGTACCGGTGGCCGTCACCGCACCCGACGGCCGGGTCCACCTCTTCGTACGCAACGCGGAGAAGGGACTCAGCACCCGGGTGCGCGAGAGGGACGGCCGGTGGGGCGACTGGCAGGACATGGGCGGCGGCGAGGTCCAGGACGGGCTCACCACCGCGGTGGACGGTGACGGCCTCGTCCATGTGTACGGAGCCGGGCACCACGCCGTGCACCACTGGACGCAGGACGGTCCCGGCGGGGGCCTGACCGCCCGTACCCAGATCGACGCGGGCCCGGTGCCCGGCACTCCCCCGGCAGCCCTGCCCGAGACGGACGGATCCGTCGAGCTGTTCTACCGCGCCGAGGCCCGCCCCGGACTGACCACCCTGCGCGCCGGAGAGACGGCGGAACTGCCCGGCTTCGACGGCTGCGGACCTGTCACCGTGGCGGCCTCCCCGCGCGGACCGGTCCTGCTCG from Streptomyces sp. NBC_01341 includes these protein-coding regions:
- a CDS encoding PIG-L family deacetylase, giving the protein MDGTGLPGNGVPRRAAMITAALGTLSACSVPPPRRTDTAPDPAPGRPVSTGRAALVLQFLAHPDDDLYFMNPDTRQALDAGTHVVCVYLTAGEADGVNKVPGAPRPAPDKAAYSSARRQGLRQAYATLLGRDAFTPWKTSVMELGGTHRAETATLGAGPRKVDLVFLDTAMHTGRHRLGLPSLWEDRRLSLRTVVADGSPVRRPGSYTYDGLVDVLVRLLEHYRPTVVHTLDPDPDIQHGTEAARRRDSEQQGYSDHADHTAAACFAWAALIRWVARATAAGDEVPAFAVAAYRGYYNRHWPKNLPPGVLRRKAAHLVPYGGAPDWDCGNPSGCGDYNVGGDRPLTNRKGWVRSTHLRYPGARTVLNPDREGRLTAYGVLGLRLVRWREAETGGGVWEPPQDLGGGPLAPALGSAVTGGGQLLLFGLRFAALAGHGGDNEREVVLLEQRAGDGLFRAWRGLGNPSPGRDEGRRIGVPVAVTAPDGRVHLFVRNAEKGLSTRVRERDGRWGDWQDMGGGEVQDGLTTAVDGDGLVHVYGAGHHAVHHWTQDGPGGGLTARTQIDAGPVPGTPPAALPETDGSVELFYRAEARPGLTTLRAGETAELPGFDGCGPVTVAASPRGPVLLGLTAGGRVQLRTADALFVRSRGSVALDGATLHLGADGRPAAAGLGTDAAPWLWRPVST